From one Staphylococcus kloosii genomic stretch:
- the melA gene encoding alpha-glucosidase/alpha-galactosidase, protein MKKITFLGAGSTVFAKNVLGDCMTVDALQDFEFALFDINEERLNDSEMMLNNLKKGMNSTVTVRSYQDRKEALRGAKYVINAIQVGGYDPATITDFEVPKNYNLRQTIADTLGIGGIFRNLRTIPVMQAFARDIKEVCPDAWFLNYTNPMAVLTNIMLQEGIKTVGLCHSVQVCASDLLESLELPTDHIQSKIAGINHMAWLLEITRDGEDLYPEIKKRAKAKQQSTHSDMVRFELMDKFGYYVTESSEHNAEYHPYFIKSQYPELIEQYNIPLDEYPRRCVNQIEEWQHMRDDIVNDQNLTHERTHEYGSYIIEAMETNKPYKIGGNVLNTGGLISNLPKNAVVEVPCLVDASGINPTYIGDLPEQLAALNRTNINTQLLTIEAALTQKKEKIYQAAMLDPHTAAELSISDIISLCDDLIEAHGDWLPTYS, encoded by the coding sequence ATGAAAAAAATTACTTTTCTAGGCGCAGGTAGCACTGTTTTTGCTAAAAATGTTTTAGGTGACTGTATGACAGTAGATGCTTTACAAGATTTTGAATTTGCATTATTTGATATCAATGAAGAGCGTTTAAATGATTCGGAAATGATGTTAAATAATCTTAAAAAAGGTATGAATTCAACTGTAACTGTACGTTCATATCAAGACCGCAAAGAAGCATTAAGAGGAGCAAAATATGTCATAAATGCCATTCAAGTTGGTGGGTATGATCCAGCGACGATTACTGATTTCGAAGTCCCTAAAAATTACAATCTTCGACAAACAATTGCTGACACATTAGGTATCGGCGGTATCTTTCGTAATTTAAGAACAATTCCTGTAATGCAAGCATTTGCACGAGATATTAAAGAGGTTTGTCCTGATGCATGGTTTTTAAATTATACAAACCCTATGGCTGTATTAACGAATATCATGTTACAAGAAGGCATAAAAACGGTTGGTTTATGTCACAGTGTACAAGTTTGTGCCAGTGATTTATTAGAATCGCTAGAACTCCCTACAGATCATATACAATCAAAAATAGCCGGGATTAATCACATGGCATGGTTACTTGAGATCACACGTGATGGCGAAGATTTATATCCTGAAATTAAAAAACGTGCGAAAGCAAAGCAACAATCCACACATAGTGACATGGTGCGTTTCGAATTAATGGATAAATTTGGATATTATGTCACAGAATCATCTGAACATAATGCTGAATATCATCCTTATTTCATCAAAAGTCAGTATCCTGAGTTAATTGAACAATATAATATTCCACTCGATGAATATCCGAGACGTTGTGTAAACCAAATAGAAGAATGGCAACATATGCGTGATGATATTGTTAATGACCAAAACCTCACTCATGAACGTACACATGAATATGGCTCATATATTATCGAAGCCATGGAAACAAATAAACCATATAAAATTGGCGGCAATGTGTTGAATACTGGTGGTTTAATCAGTAATCTACCTAAAAATGCAGTCGTTGAAGTACCTTGCTTGGTTGATGCAAGTGGCATTAATCCTACTTATATTGGAGACTTACCAGAGCAACTGGCTGCACTTAATCGCACCAATATTAATACGCAATTATTAACGATAGAGGCTGCGTTAACTCAAAAGAAAGAAAAAATTTATCAAGCCGCTATGTTAGATCCACATACTGCAGCTGAATTATCAATTTCTGATATTATTTCGCTGTGCGATGATTTAATTGAAGCACATGGTGATTGGTTACCTACTTACAGCTAA
- the melB gene encoding melibiose:sodium transporter MelB: protein MKRQVTRKAKYSFGTGAFGKDLVVGLTGTFLMFYFTDVLGIAASFVGTLFFAARIWDAINDPVMGMIVDKTKTKWGKFRPWLVIGTLTNAVVTVVLFTNFGLTGTGLYVFVSILYILWGMTYTMMDVPYWSWLPNLTNNPIEREEVSIIPRVFASFANLLVGTVGLSVVLFFADTFGNGSQSTGFFMLTVIIAVIFIVAITITVRNVYEAPTNIDTGITLRFKDIWRILFMNKELLAYIGILVTFFLSIQILGNVAIYYFSYVAESKFLFALYNGMGFMEIIALLMFPKVSKWLSREHAFPIAAVSLSLGLIILFFASFLFPTAAIPVIIGTALIKIGTGLIMGIITVSIADVIDYSEMKFGQRNESVITSTQTFLMKVAMAVAALLTGWSLELFGYQPGHVQSDYTKNGLRFVMIALPIISVIISYIIYRFSYNLKGDYLKDIVSVLNLRNKKKHNNENY from the coding sequence TTGAAAAGACAGGTAACCCGTAAAGCAAAATATTCATTTGGTACTGGCGCATTTGGTAAAGACTTAGTTGTAGGTCTGACTGGTACATTTTTAATGTTTTATTTCACAGATGTATTAGGCATTGCAGCTAGTTTTGTCGGAACTTTATTTTTTGCAGCACGTATATGGGATGCGATTAACGACCCTGTAATGGGTATGATCGTTGATAAAACAAAAACTAAATGGGGAAAATTTAGACCATGGTTAGTCATCGGAACATTAACCAACGCCGTTGTGACAGTCGTTCTTTTCACAAATTTCGGCTTAACTGGTACAGGTTTATATGTATTTGTTTCTATATTATATATTTTATGGGGAATGACATATACAATGATGGACGTCCCTTATTGGTCATGGCTACCAAACTTAACTAATAATCCAATAGAACGAGAAGAAGTTTCTATTATTCCACGTGTGTTTGCAAGTTTTGCCAATCTACTTGTTGGTACTGTAGGATTAAGTGTTGTTTTATTTTTTGCTGATACGTTTGGCAATGGTAGTCAGTCCACTGGATTCTTTATGTTAACGGTTATTATTGCAGTGATATTTATCGTTGCCATAACTATTACTGTAAGAAATGTATATGAAGCGCCGACTAATATCGATACAGGTATTACATTGCGTTTCAAAGATATATGGCGAATTTTATTTATGAATAAAGAGTTACTCGCATATATTGGTATACTCGTAACATTTTTCTTAAGCATCCAAATTTTAGGCAACGTAGCCATATATTATTTCAGTTATGTGGCTGAATCTAAGTTCTTATTCGCATTATATAACGGTATGGGCTTTATGGAAATTATAGCTTTACTTATGTTTCCTAAAGTTTCTAAATGGTTATCACGTGAACATGCTTTTCCTATTGCGGCTGTGTCATTATCTTTAGGATTAATTATATTATTTTTCGCCAGCTTCTTATTCCCTACCGCTGCGATACCAGTCATCATCGGAACAGCATTAATTAAAATAGGAACTGGGCTTATTATGGGAATAATAACTGTTTCTATTGCTGACGTTATTGATTATAGTGAAATGAAATTCGGTCAACGAAATGAAAGTGTTATAACTTCCACACAAACATTTTTAATGAAAGTAGCGATGGCAGTAGCAGCATTATTAACAGGATGGAGTTTAGAACTTTTTGGTTATCAACCTGGACATGTGCAGAGTGATTATACTAAAAACGGCTTACGCTTTGTGATGATTGCACTACCTATTATTAGCGTTATTATTAGCTATATTATTTATAGATTTAGCTATAATTTAAAAGGAGATTATTTAAAAGATATCGTTTCAGTATTAAATCTTAGAAATAAAAAGAAACACAATAATGAAAATTACTAA
- a CDS encoding epoxide hydrolase family protein, whose amino-acid sequence MEKFTIKISENEKKDLSAKLSNIRWPKKLSNNNDVGIDIEKVKSIVDYWLNDYDWNGLEKHLNQFNNFVTDINHQKIHFIYEQGQTAIRLPLILLHGWPDSILRYTKVINKLKEGFEYHGNKISFDVIVPSLPGFGFSGLEQGLNNNEIADVMYALMCDTLNYDEFIVSGGDVGSGVARYMAEKFPSAIKGLHLTDVGIIKELIQKQDNLTNEELDYQQRASDFFSKETGYMSIQSTKPQTLAYGLNDSPAGLIAWIGEKYFSWSGDNLVSMEDIIHNVFVYWHTQTIATSINVYLENANRLPQLGHIEATTGLSLFSEDIMLPPYAYVEKNYNLVYYNKVKQGGHFAASEVPNIFTQEIINFVKKII is encoded by the coding sequence ATGGAAAAATTTACGATTAAAATTAGTGAAAATGAAAAGAAGGATCTATCAGCTAAGTTAAGCAATATACGGTGGCCTAAAAAATTAAGTAATAACAATGATGTCGGTATAGATATTGAAAAAGTGAAAAGTATAGTTGACTATTGGCTAAATGATTATGATTGGAATGGTTTAGAAAAGCACTTAAATCAATTTAATAATTTTGTGACAGATATAAATCATCAAAAAATACATTTCATCTATGAACAAGGCCAAACGGCTATAAGACTACCGTTGATATTATTACATGGTTGGCCAGATAGTATATTGAGGTATACAAAAGTTATAAACAAATTAAAAGAAGGATTTGAATATCATGGCAACAAAATATCATTTGATGTTATTGTACCGTCTTTACCAGGATTCGGATTTTCTGGTTTAGAACAAGGGTTAAATAATAATGAAATAGCTGACGTCATGTATGCATTAATGTGTGACACATTAAATTACGACGAATTTATAGTTTCCGGTGGAGATGTTGGTTCAGGTGTAGCAAGGTATATGGCCGAAAAGTTCCCTTCAGCTATTAAAGGTCTGCACTTGACTGATGTCGGTATCATCAAGGAGTTAATACAGAAACAAGATAATTTAACCAATGAGGAACTTGATTATCAACAAAGGGCAAGTGACTTTTTCTCCAAAGAAACTGGATATATGAGCATACAGTCAACTAAGCCTCAAACTTTAGCATATGGACTTAATGATTCTCCAGCTGGATTAATTGCATGGATTGGTGAGAAATATTTTTCGTGGAGTGGCGACAACTTAGTGAGTATGGAAGATATTATTCATAATGTTTTTGTATATTGGCATACGCAAACTATTGCTACATCAATAAATGTTTATTTAGAAAATGCGAATAGACTGCCTCAATTAGGTCACATAGAGGCAACGACCGGGCTTTCACTATTTAGTGAAGATATTATGTTACCACCTTATGCTTACGTTGAAAAAAATTATAATTTAGTATATTACAATAAAGTAAAACAAGGTGGCCACTTTGCTGCATCCGAAGTTCCTAATATATTTACTCAAGAAATTATTAATTTTGTTAAAAAGATTATTTAA
- a CDS encoding NADPH-dependent FMN reductase: MKIALLSGSPIGTKTRVAIDRLQEALTEQEENHEITLLDLRDLDIQQPDGRNYLDTEGDTLYLTTTLMEADIIFIGFPVFQAAIPGALKNVFDLLPVNAFRNKIAGLIVTAGSSKHYLIPELQLKPILGYMKAHVMQTYVFIEESDFSNKQIVNDDVHFRITTLAQDTLRMARVYNQILQEEDDQYDF, translated from the coding sequence ATGAAAATAGCATTATTATCTGGCTCGCCAATTGGTACGAAAACGCGAGTTGCAATAGATAGATTGCAAGAAGCACTAACAGAGCAAGAAGAAAATCATGAAATTACGTTATTAGATTTAAGAGATCTTGATATTCAACAACCTGATGGGCGCAATTATTTAGATACTGAAGGAGATACACTTTATCTAACAACTACATTAATGGAAGCGGATATTATTTTTATTGGATTCCCTGTCTTTCAGGCTGCCATTCCAGGCGCGCTTAAAAATGTTTTTGATTTGTTACCTGTTAATGCATTCAGAAACAAAATAGCTGGATTAATTGTTACTGCAGGTTCTTCAAAGCATTATTTAATTCCTGAATTACAATTAAAACCAATTTTAGGTTATATGAAGGCACACGTGATGCAAACGTATGTTTTTATCGAAGAAAGTGATTTTTCAAATAAACAAATCGTTAACGACGACGTACATTTTAGAATTACGACGTTAGCTCAAGATACGCTACGTATGGCAAGGGTATATAACCAAATACTCCAAGAGGAAGACGACCAATACGATTTTTAA
- a CDS encoding LLM class flavin-dependent oxidoreductase: protein MGNLKMNENNKLEFGLYSLGDHLLNPHNGEKVSYEQRIHELIEASQLAEQAGIDVFAVGESHQEHFTTQAHTVVLGAIAQATNKIKVSSSSSIISAADPVRVFEDFATIDLISNGRAEIVAGRASRTGIFDLFGIDLRDYDELYEEKLNLLLELNKNDRITWSGKYRPELRNMKIFPRPVDDNLPIWRAVGGPPASAIKAGRQGVPMMITTLGGPAMNFKDSVDQYRMTAEEAGFDTSPECLPVATASLFYTAETSQQAMREYYPHLNTGMSFIRGVGYPKQQFAAATNEKEALMVGSPQQIIEKLLYQHELYGHQRFMAQIDFGGVPFDKIMKNIELIGNEIIPAVNKHLSK from the coding sequence ATGGGCAATTTAAAAATGAATGAAAATAACAAGCTTGAATTTGGATTATATTCTTTAGGCGACCATTTACTTAATCCACATAATGGTGAAAAGGTAAGTTATGAACAGCGTATCCATGAACTTATAGAGGCAAGTCAACTTGCTGAACAAGCTGGCATCGATGTTTTTGCGGTAGGTGAAAGTCACCAAGAACATTTTACGACGCAAGCTCATACTGTTGTTTTAGGTGCTATTGCACAAGCTACGAATAAAATTAAAGTTTCAAGTTCGTCGTCAATTATCAGTGCTGCCGACCCAGTAAGAGTGTTTGAAGATTTTGCAACGATTGATCTAATTTCAAATGGACGTGCGGAAATAGTTGCAGGTAGAGCATCACGCACTGGGATTTTTGATTTATTTGGCATTGATTTAAGAGATTACGATGAATTATACGAAGAAAAATTAAATTTACTATTAGAATTAAATAAAAATGATCGCATTACTTGGTCTGGTAAATATAGACCGGAATTAAGAAACATGAAGATTTTTCCAAGACCTGTTGATGATAATCTTCCAATTTGGAGAGCGGTTGGTGGCCCACCTGCGAGTGCAATTAAAGCAGGTCGTCAAGGCGTACCAATGATGATTACCACATTAGGCGGTCCTGCGATGAATTTTAAAGATTCTGTAGATCAATATCGTATGACTGCAGAGGAAGCTGGTTTCGATACATCTCCTGAGTGCCTACCAGTAGCAACGGCAAGTTTGTTTTATACGGCTGAAACATCACAACAAGCAATGAGAGAATATTATCCTCATCTTAATACGGGGATGTCATTTATTCGTGGTGTTGGTTATCCAAAGCAACAATTTGCAGCAGCGACTAACGAAAAAGAAGCACTCATGGTTGGCAGTCCTCAACAAATTATTGAGAAATTACTATATCAACATGAATTATACGGACACCAAAGATTTATGGCGCAAATAGATTTTGGGGGCGTACCTTTCGACAAAATCATGAAAAATATCGAATTAATTGGTAATGAAATTATACCAGCGGTTAACAAACATTTATCTAAATAG
- a CDS encoding transglycosylase family protein encodes MKKTIITSTLALGIGATGLVAGHSANAAENNVDQAKLAQQAQSNSNQLNESPIQKGSYNYNFTQDGTNYNFKSDGTNFTWSYNGYNNGSQDSSNQAQQNSNSGQQQQAQPQKEQSQQAQTQQQSQSQQEQPQQAKQSTSSDESTNSNASESSSSSNVNGHLKQIAQRESGGDTKAVNPSTGAAGKYQFLQTTWDSVAPSEYKGKSPTEAPESVQDQAAQKLYDTEGASQWVTA; translated from the coding sequence ATGAAAAAAACAATTATTACTTCAACATTAGCTTTAGGTATTGGCGCTACAGGATTAGTAGCGGGTCATTCAGCAAACGCTGCAGAAAATAATGTTGATCAAGCAAAATTAGCACAACAAGCACAATCTAATTCAAATCAATTAAATGAATCTCCAATCCAAAAAGGTTCATATAACTATAACTTTACTCAAGATGGTACTAACTATAACTTTAAATCAGATGGTACAAACTTTACTTGGAGCTATAATGGCTATAACAATGGTTCACAAGATAGCTCAAATCAAGCGCAACAGAATTCAAACAGTGGTCAACAGCAACAAGCACAACCGCAAAAAGAACAATCACAACAAGCGCAAACTCAACAACAATCTCAATCACAACAAGAGCAACCACAACAAGCGAAGCAATCAACTTCATCTGATGAGTCAACGAACTCAAACGCAAGTGAAAGTAGTTCATCAAGCAATGTAAATGGTCATTTAAAACAAATTGCGCAACGTGAATCAGGCGGAGATACAAAAGCTGTTAACCCATCAACTGGCGCAGCTGGGAAATATCAATTCTTACAAACTACATGGGATTCTGTAGCACCTTCAGAATATAAAGGTAAATCTCCTACAGAAGCACCTGAATCAGTTCAAGACCAAGCGGCTCAGAAATTATATGATACAGAAGGCGCTTCACAGTGGGTAACTGCATAA
- a CDS encoding SDR family oxidoreductase, which translates to MNILLTGATGNLGSFITNQSLDENIANFNIGVRNINKVPEKWRESLNIKQLDYFDKESMVQAFTGIDLVVFIPSIIHPSFKRLPEVENLVYAAEVANVSHIMFIGYYADQHNNPFHMSPYFGYAERLLASSNINYTYVRMAMYMDPLVPYLSELKKMGKLIYPVGEGSINYISRNDIAKGVVALLKNPHLLGKRYLLSGYSYTMTELAKILTDVAGEQIVYDPVSLEEFAEMYDEPKGFGALLASMYKAGEMGLLDQNSNDLEELTGEKPTTFENYLTANYLHFEDK; encoded by the coding sequence ATGAATATTTTATTAACTGGCGCCACAGGAAATCTAGGTAGCTTCATAACTAATCAATCACTTGATGAAAATATTGCGAACTTTAATATTGGTGTTCGTAATATAAACAAAGTACCAGAAAAATGGAGAGAATCGCTTAATATTAAACAATTGGATTATTTTGACAAAGAGAGTATGGTTCAAGCATTTACAGGTATAGATTTAGTTGTTTTTATTCCTAGTATTATTCACCCCTCGTTCAAACGTTTACCAGAAGTAGAAAATTTAGTATACGCTGCAGAAGTCGCCAATGTATCACATATAATGTTTATTGGATATTATGCAGATCAACACAACAATCCTTTCCACATGAGTCCTTACTTTGGTTATGCAGAGAGATTACTTGCATCTAGTAACATAAATTATACTTACGTTAGAATGGCAATGTACATGGACCCTCTTGTCCCTTACTTATCTGAACTTAAAAAAATGGGTAAATTAATTTATCCCGTTGGTGAAGGTAGCATTAATTACATTTCTAGAAATGACATAGCCAAAGGCGTCGTAGCACTTCTTAAGAATCCTCATCTTTTAGGAAAACGTTACTTATTATCTGGTTATTCATACACAATGACAGAATTAGCAAAAATTTTAACCGATGTTGCAGGTGAACAAATCGTGTATGATCCGGTTTCATTAGAAGAATTCGCGGAAATGTACGATGAGCCAAAAGGATTTGGTGCATTATTAGCATCTATGTATAAAGCTGGAGAAATGGGTCTACTAGATCAAAATTCAAATGATTTAGAAGAACTTACAGGCGAAAAACCGACAACATTTGAAAACTATCTAACAGCAAACTACTTACATTTTGAAGATAAGTAA
- a CDS encoding amino acid permease: MKDHELQRKMTNRHIQLIAIGGAIGTGLFLGAGKSISLAGPSILLVYIIIGFFLFIMMRALGELLLSNSEYNSFTDIAEHYLGHLFGFLTGWTYWFCWVATGIADITAAAKYIQYWFPDIPLYISAVGTVLILLILNLMTVRLFGEVEFWFALIKIIAIVLLIVIGLWLILTGFKSSTGIQSGFHNLYTHGGPFPNGAMGFLLAFQMAVFSFVGIELVGVTSRETKDPEKNLPKAVNSLGYRILIFYVLSLLIIMSITPWNKVSATESPFVNLFVLAGIPAAAGIVNFVVLTSAASAANSGLFSNSRMVYGLGSTGHAPKILGRINKRGVPYPALIFSGVVLFFSAILNYFIPDEVFTLVTTLATIFFIFIWSIILICYIKYRKENAELHKKSIFKNPFGIIGSYAALAFFVFVLVMLLFADDTRIALFYSPLWIILLLVGYYFNQKKNKN, translated from the coding sequence ATGAAAGATCATGAATTGCAACGTAAAATGACCAATCGACATATTCAGTTGATTGCCATTGGGGGAGCGATTGGCACAGGATTATTCTTGGGTGCAGGTAAAAGTATTTCTTTAGCCGGTCCATCCATTTTATTAGTATATATCATTATTGGATTTTTCTTATTTATCATGATGAGAGCGTTGGGAGAATTACTATTATCGAATAGTGAGTATAATTCGTTTACTGATATTGCAGAACATTATTTAGGTCATTTATTTGGATTTTTGACAGGCTGGACCTATTGGTTCTGTTGGGTAGCCACGGGAATTGCAGATATAACAGCGGCTGCTAAATATATTCAATATTGGTTCCCAGACATACCGCTCTATATCTCAGCGGTCGGGACGGTATTGATTTTATTAATCTTAAATTTAATGACAGTACGACTTTTTGGAGAAGTTGAGTTTTGGTTTGCCCTAATTAAAATTATTGCGATTGTTCTATTGATAGTGATTGGTTTATGGTTAATCTTAACTGGCTTTAAATCCAGCACAGGTATTCAATCAGGTTTCCATAACTTATATACACACGGTGGACCTTTCCCGAACGGGGCAATGGGCTTTTTACTCGCATTTCAAATGGCCGTCTTTAGTTTTGTCGGTATTGAACTCGTTGGTGTGACATCACGTGAGACTAAAGATCCTGAAAAGAACTTACCTAAAGCGGTAAACTCATTAGGGTATCGTATTTTAATATTTTACGTCCTTAGTTTATTAATTATTATGAGCATTACACCATGGAACAAAGTTTCTGCAACAGAAAGTCCATTCGTTAATTTATTCGTCTTAGCAGGTATTCCTGCAGCGGCAGGCATTGTAAACTTTGTAGTGTTAACATCAGCTGCAAGTGCTGCGAATAGTGGACTATTTAGTAATAGTAGAATGGTTTACGGGTTAGGTAGTACGGGCCATGCACCTAAAATACTTGGGAGAATCAATAAACGTGGTGTACCATATCCAGCATTAATTTTTTCAGGCGTCGTGCTCTTTTTCTCAGCAATACTAAATTACTTTATTCCAGATGAAGTATTTACCTTAGTAACGACACTAGCAACGATCTTCTTTATTTTTATCTGGTCAATTATTTTAATTTGTTATATTAAATATAGAAAAGAAAATGCCGAATTACACAAAAAATCAATATTCAAAAACCCATTCGGTATCATTGGCTCATATGCTGCATTAGCATTTTTCGTTTTTGTTTTGGTCATGCTGTTATTTGCCGATGACACGCGTATCGCATTATTTTATTCACCGTTGTGGATTATTTTATTATTAGTCGGTTATTACTTTAATCAGAAGAAAAATAAAAATTAA
- a CDS encoding MerR family transcriptional regulator: MQIDEVSKRLNIPKSQIRYYEKSGLLSITRDPNGYRFFDDDTLFELQMILDLKELDLELSEIKYIISLFHKPVTKQCNENSTEFIAKIIQRTEQRLKKQQLILSKMKELHELSRNEQYEVNKAAIFSKLDRRHDKHD; the protein is encoded by the coding sequence ATGCAAATAGATGAGGTTTCCAAAAGATTAAATATACCAAAATCACAAATTCGATATTATGAAAAATCAGGGTTACTATCCATAACTAGAGATCCCAATGGATATCGTTTCTTTGATGATGATACATTATTTGAATTGCAGATGATTCTAGATTTAAAAGAGTTGGATTTAGAATTAAGCGAAATAAAATATATAATATCGTTATTTCACAAGCCAGTTACAAAGCAATGTAATGAAAATTCTACTGAATTTATCGCTAAAATAATTCAAAGAACTGAACAAAGACTCAAAAAACAACAACTGATACTTTCAAAAATGAAAGAACTACATGAGCTTAGCAGAAATGAGCAATATGAAGTAAATAAAGCTGCAATATTTTCAAAATTAGATAGGAGACATGATAAACATGATTAG
- a CDS encoding NAD(P)H-dependent oxidoreductase, with amino-acid sequence MISIIYGGNHEGICFDIYQSILSQLDNNNIRNINLQYENISLTLPHGYHSQITEQQMELIESIHSSDTLIFIYPLYWFNMTPIMKSFIDQVFWPEYAFSFKEKQYFKKGLWKNKKAIIVYTQGGPEIFHKLNKRLGYQVLKYPLHLSGIYNIKTYHLDNLNRSKQQRYKITKRINSIAHQIAKQV; translated from the coding sequence ATGATTAGTATTATTTATGGGGGCAATCATGAAGGTATTTGCTTTGATATTTATCAATCAATTTTAAGTCAATTAGATAACAACAATATCCGCAATATTAATTTACAATATGAAAATATATCATTAACCTTACCTCATGGTTACCACTCTCAAATAACGGAACAGCAAATGGAACTTATCGAAAGTATTCATTCTTCTGACACACTAATATTTATATATCCATTATATTGGTTCAATATGACACCTATTATGAAAAGCTTTATAGACCAAGTATTTTGGCCAGAGTATGCTTTTAGTTTTAAAGAAAAACAATATTTTAAAAAAGGGTTATGGAAAAATAAAAAAGCAATTATTGTTTACACCCAGGGTGGACCCGAAATATTCCATAAATTAAATAAAAGACTAGGTTATCAAGTACTTAAATATCCGTTACATCTATCAGGTATTTATAATATCAAAACATATCATTTAGATAATTTAAATAGAAGTAAGCAACAAAGATACAAAATCACTAAACGCATTAATAGCATAGCACATCAAATAGCAAAACAAGTTTAA
- a CDS encoding SRPBCC family protein codes for MLNEINWPQKWLPGITDNFASNEIIVKDLAFENVIENLIDTSKWEQYYANSSDINMYNQSSTKLQQDTRFKFKTFGFDIEAEMEELVIEENIARIAWHGWNNATGDEFLDVYHAWLIEKLPQDRLRILTQESQIGAPAKAMAQDESHPMINGHQDWLDCLAKFSK; via the coding sequence ATGTTAAATGAAATTAACTGGCCACAAAAATGGCTACCAGGCATAACTGATAATTTTGCTTCCAATGAAATAATAGTAAAAGATTTAGCGTTTGAAAATGTTATAGAAAATCTGATTGATACTTCAAAATGGGAACAATATTATGCAAACAGTAGCGATATAAATATGTATAATCAGTCATCAACTAAATTACAACAAGATACACGATTCAAATTTAAGACTTTTGGATTTGATATAGAAGCGGAAATGGAAGAACTTGTGATCGAGGAAAATATAGCTCGTATTGCTTGGCATGGTTGGAACAATGCGACAGGAGATGAGTTTTTAGACGTCTATCACGCTTGGCTTATCGAAAAACTACCACAAGACAGATTAAGAATATTAACACAAGAATCTCAAATTGGTGCACCTGCGAAAGCAATGGCACAAGACGAAAGCCATCCAATGATTAATGGTCATCAAGACTGGTTAGACTGCCTAGCAAAATTCTCAAAATAA
- a CDS encoding winged helix-turn-helix transcriptional regulator, producing the protein MKDRLFNCPVEAIISLIGGKYKPIILWYLLDDTLRFNELQKRLPQATPKMLSQQLKELQQDGFIEKVIYPEVPPKTEYYITDYGKTLETILNEMCNWGETYMGDYIVKNSNQ; encoded by the coding sequence ATGAAAGATAGATTGTTTAATTGTCCGGTCGAAGCAATTATTAGTTTAATTGGAGGTAAGTATAAACCTATTATTTTATGGTACTTACTAGACGATACGTTAAGATTCAATGAATTACAAAAACGATTACCGCAAGCGACACCCAAAATGCTAAGTCAACAGTTGAAAGAGCTACAACAAGACGGCTTTATTGAAAAAGTGATTTATCCAGAAGTACCTCCAAAAACAGAATATTACATTACAGATTATGGCAAAACGCTAGAAACAATTTTAAATGAAATGTGTAATTGGGGCGAAACATATATGGGCGATTACATTGTTAAAAATAGCAATCAATAA